A DNA window from Anastrepha obliqua isolate idAnaObli1 chromosome 5, idAnaObli1_1.0, whole genome shotgun sequence contains the following coding sequences:
- the LOC129249310 gene encoding augmin complex subunit dgt2: MAEANETLSILNAEARRQMEIKRDKELYIIRKLLFVLDYLQKIKVNKLDLPDNGEQVMHALKVLDVNNFLQLIISGGDEYLLGLKEIRDSVNLSYTERKAIREELIALLRLKLQPIIDFGKKLKAEIPDVFADPSAMSPTTTTSSSASQIIALESQRRSNLHKLLEARNRKCAYLKAAGELKMGPYLAHELELLYAQGKLTQEKANILRDYFINEFLSRTEHSSKALKEIENCVDKKLEMMAEVEQS; the protein is encoded by the exons ATGGCCGAGGCAAATGAAACTTTGAGCATCCTTAATGCCGAGGCGCGCAGGCAAATGGAAATCAAACGAGACAAAGAATTGTATATCATCAGGAAACTTCTCTTCGTATTGGATTATCTgcagaaaataaaagtaaacaagTTGGATTTACCGGATAATGGTGAACAAGTAATGCACGCTCTCAAGGTGCTTGAcgtgaacaattttttacaattaattattaGCGGAGGAGATGAATACCTTTTag GATTGAAAGAAATACGAGATTCTGTTAACTTAAGCTATACCGAACGAAAGGCTATACGTGAAGAACTAATAGCTCTCCTTCGTTTAAAGTTGCAACCAATTATTGATTTTGGTAAAAAGTTAAAAGCGGAGATCCCTGATGTTTTTGCCGACCCCAGTGCTATGTCACCAACCACTACAACTTCATCTAGTGCTAGCCAGATCATTGCATTGGAATCTCAACGTCGATCTAATTTGCACAAACTTTTAGAGGCACGGAACCGCAAGTGTGCATACCTCAAGGCTGCTGGAGAGCTAAAAATGGGACCATATCTTGCTCATGAACTAGAGCTCTTATATGCCCAAGGCAAGCTTACACAAGAGAAAGCCAATATTCTGAGAGATTATTTCATTAATGAGTTTCTAAGTCGAACTGAGCATAGCTCGAAGGCgcttaaagaaattgaaaactgTGTAGATAAGAAGTTGGAAATGATGGCTGAAGTAGAACAAAGTTGA